Genomic DNA from Acidobacteriota bacterium:
CGACGGGTTGGCCGACGTCTGCTCGCAGTCCCGCGATCAGGCCCCAGGAAAAAATCCCGGCCAGCGCGATCGAAACGACCACAGCGAGCCACTTCAGGGTCGAGGCGGGCGAAATAGTCATGCCGCTAGTGTACCTTTTGCACCGGCGTGGAGCCGGTGAGCGACAGGGCATCGCAGCATGTCCTCGAAGTGCGCGATCTGACACGGGTCATCCGTGGAAGGACGATCGTGGATTCTCTGACCTTCGATTTGCGCGAAGGCGAGGTCTTCGGCTTTCTCGGTCCGAACGGAGCGGGAAAGACGACGACAATCCGGATGCTGGTGGGGTTGATCAAGCCGACTCGCGGCACCATCCGGATCAACGGCTATGATCTCGCGAAACACCACGACGACGCTCTCCGTCGAGTCGGCTGTATCGTGGAGACACCAGACCTCTACAAGTTCATGACCGGACGCGAAAACCTCCGCCACTTCGCTCGAATGATCGGTCCGGTCGACGAAGGAACACTCGACGAAGTGGCCTCGCGTACGCGGATCGAGGGAAGGCTGGACGAAAAGGTCTCTACCTACTCGCTCGGTATGCGTCAGCGACTGGGGATCGCGATCTCTCTACTCGGCGAACCTTCGCTTCTGATTCTCGATGAGCCCGCCAACGGTCTCGATCCGGTGGGGATCAGGGAGATCAGGACCCTGGTGCGCACGCTTGCACGGGAACGGGGAGTCACGGTTTTTGTCTCGAGTCATCTTCTCGGAGAAATTCAGATGATGTGCGACAGGGTGGGGATCATCCACCGCGGACGGATCGTGCGACTCGACACGGTCGACAATCTCGTCGGAGCAAAGACGATTTTTCGCGTCGAGACCAACGACACGGTCGCTGCATCCCGCATACTCGAAGCGACAGGTTACGCGTTCGTTTCGCATGACGGCTCGATCGACGTCGATGCCCCCATCGAGCTGCGCGCGGAACTGATCGAATCGCTCGTCTCCGGAGGTGCGCCGGTATCCTCGGCATATGCGGTGAACCCCACCCTCGAGGAGCTTTTTCTCGAGAGCACCGAGGAGACGACCGTCCAATGATCCTCGCGCGACTGTTCGAGAACGAGATCCTGAAACTGTGGCGGCGCCGGCGCGTTCTGATCGTTTTCGCGATCATGACGGCGATCATTTCGATCGTCGCCTTCGGACAGTACCGCCAGCTGCAGCGCCAGCCGGATCGCAACTGGCGGATCCAGACCCAGGAACGTCTCGCCCGAATCGAGAACCGGCTCAGGCGTCCCGACACGAATCCATCATGGGCGCGCGCTCTTCGAGCGGAGTCGAGCCGGCTGCAGTTCCACCTCGAGCGAGGCATCGATCCCGAGAGGCCGACCGCGCCGTTCTTCGCTCGTCACTTCGCGGACGCGGCCGGATATCTGCTGCTTCCACTGCTGATCGCAATTCTCGCGAGTGACATCGTGTCGGCCGAGAAGAGCGAAGGTACCGATCGGTTGCTCCTCACGCGCCCCGTTCGACGATGGAAGGTGCTCTTCTCGAAGCTTCTGGCTCTGGTCTTCTACACGACTCTCGTCCTCGCGATCGGCGGTCTTCTCGCCTGGCTCATCTCCTCGCTGGCACTCGATCCGAGGGGTTGGGAGGCGCCGACGTTCACGGGATTCCAGGTCTCGGAAGAGGGAGTGGAGACGTCGGCAGTCCGCCAGTTGCCTCTCTGGCTCGATCTCGTCATCGCGTACGGACTCGAGTGGTTCGCTCTGCTGACCGTCGCCGTCATCTCGCTGATGCTCTCGGTCCTGTTCCGTTCGAGCGCCGCTTCGATCGGAACGATGATGGCCTTCCTGATCGCCGGGACCATTCTGACGAGAATCAGCCCCGACTGGACGGCCGGGAAATACCTCTTCGTCAGCGGGCTGCCGATGGCTGCCTATTACTCCGGCCAGGCTCCTCCCTATCCGGGAATGCCTCTGACCTTCTGCGCCTCACTTCTGGCCATCTGGGCCGCAGCCGCTCTCGCCACCGCCTTCATCGTCTTCACCCGCCAGGACATGATGGGCGCCTGAGACCGAAACGAAAAATACCTACCGCGCCGCTCAGTTCGCTTTCTTTTCCTTGTCCTTCTCCAGACCGATGTAGCGGTAACCGACCTTAGCAACTCCGTGGATGATCTCGTCAGTCGTGTCGGTCGCCCCCTGCAGCTTGCGACGAAGACGCGTCACGTGGGTGTCGACGGTACGGCTGGAGAGGTTCAGATCGACTCGATAGTTCCAGACCCGCGAGAGCAGCTCGTCGCGCGGTACCACGCGATCCCGGTTCCGGAACAGATAGAGCAGCAGATCGAACTCCTTCGGCGAGAGCTTCAGCTCCTGCCCCCCGGCCCAGGCCTCCCGCGTGTCCGGGTCCATCCTCACGAGATCGTCTTCGTAGCTCTCCTTCTTCTCCCCTTCGGTGCGACGAAGCACCGCAGCGATCCGGGCAAAGACCTCCTGCAAACCGAAGGGCTTGGTGACGTAGTCATCGGCGCCACCCCGAAGGCCGCGTACCTTGTCCGTCTCCGCGCCCCGGGCAGTCAGCAGGATCACCGGGACCTTGGAGTACCTCCGGATCTCGTCCAGGACCTCGAATCCGCTTTTTTTGGGAAGCATCAGATCGAGGAGCACGAGATCGGGCGACTCGGAATGGAAGAGTTGAATCGCTTCCTCCCCATCCTTCGCCTGAAGCGTCTCGTACTGCTCGAGTCTGAGATTGATCTCGAGCCCCTGTCTCAGGCCCGCGTCATCTTCGACGATCAGTACTTTTGTCATCCCGCGTCAACCTCCGGGGAGAGTTTACCCCGAGGAACATCGTCGACGACACCCGGCGGGCCTGCGGTTCTCGGAAACATCATGGTAAATGTCGAGCCGGAGCCCTTCTTCGAGCGGACCTCCATCTTGCCGCCGTGCGCCCTCACGATCTCGCGAACCAGTGTCAGGCCGAGCCCGGCGCCACGAACCATGGCGATATCGGAGAACTCGGCGCGGTAATAGGGATCGAAAATTCTTCCCAGCTCCGCTTCATCCAGCCCGACTCCCTCATCCTCGACTGAGATTCTCACGCTGTCCGGGGTCTGGCTCAGCGTCACGGCGATCTTTCCCTGATCGGGGGAGTACTTGACGGCGTTGTCGATCAGGTTGAG
This window encodes:
- a CDS encoding ABC transporter permease: MILARLFENEILKLWRRRRVLIVFAIMTAIISIVAFGQYRQLQRQPDRNWRIQTQERLARIENRLRRPDTNPSWARALRAESSRLQFHLERGIDPERPTAPFFARHFADAAGYLLLPLLIAILASDIVSAEKSEGTDRLLLTRPVRRWKVLFSKLLALVFYTTLVLAIGGLLAWLISSLALDPRGWEAPTFTGFQVSEEGVETSAVRQLPLWLDLVIAYGLEWFALLTVAVISLMLSVLFRSSAASIGTMMAFLIAGTILTRISPDWTAGKYLFVSGLPMAAYYSGQAPPYPGMPLTFCASLLAIWAAAALATAFIVFTRQDMMGA
- a CDS encoding response regulator transcription factor, whose protein sequence is MTKVLIVEDDAGLRQGLEINLRLEQYETLQAKDGEEAIQLFHSESPDLVLLDLMLPKKSGFEVLDEIRRYSKVPVILLTARGAETDKVRGLRGGADDYVTKPFGLQEVFARIAAVLRRTEGEKKESYEDDLVRMDPDTREAWAGGQELKLSPKEFDLLLYLFRNRDRVVPRDELLSRVWNYRVDLNLSSRTVDTHVTRLRRKLQGATDTTDEIIHGVAKVGYRYIGLEKDKEKKAN
- a CDS encoding ABC transporter ATP-binding protein, which codes for MSDRASQHVLEVRDLTRVIRGRTIVDSLTFDLREGEVFGFLGPNGAGKTTTIRMLVGLIKPTRGTIRINGYDLAKHHDDALRRVGCIVETPDLYKFMTGRENLRHFARMIGPVDEGTLDEVASRTRIEGRLDEKVSTYSLGMRQRLGIAISLLGEPSLLILDEPANGLDPVGIREIRTLVRTLARERGVTVFVSSHLLGEIQMMCDRVGIIHRGRIVRLDTVDNLVGAKTIFRVETNDTVAASRILEATGYAFVSHDGSIDVDAPIELRAELIESLVSGGAPVSSAYAVNPTLEELFLESTEETTVQ